In Elgaria multicarinata webbii isolate HBS135686 ecotype San Diego chromosome 18, rElgMul1.1.pri, whole genome shotgun sequence, the DNA window TTCCCCAACCCAGAAACAGACACTCTTTCTGCCTTGGGAATACACGATACAAACtgttaccatttatttattttgcatccgTGTTTGCAATTTGTATGCTTTATTCtaaacccagtgtgtgtgtgtgtggtttctttttatagaattacatttcccccccacaaggAGAGGCACTGTGGAAAGAAAAGGGCTAGATAAATAATAGACAATGGCGGTAATCAGTTGATTgcccataaataaaataataaatataataaataaataaaccaaccaaccatggtTTATGAGACTGTGGCCAAGCACCATTCCTTCTTTACCTTTACCTTTCTCCTACCATACACTGGTTTCAGAGTGAAGAACCTGGCTTGCACTATGCCAGAGTCCCCCATAATATCCATACCAAGAAACTCTGGCTTTGTATCACTTAAACACAATGGGGAACCCTGGTTTCATGCAAGCCAGGATTTTTGCACTGAAGCTGTGAtgcaatggaggaggaagaggcgtgCGGCATCTAAACACAGCTAGTATAGTAGTATGTGGAGACACACAGAGACCATTTCTGCTGTGATACACACAAGGATAGCTTGTAATACAGTGGCTGCATTTAaacatcacgctaagccatggtttatgttaactatggttagttgctttagccatgaatcATTTTGCAGAATGTGgcttgttttccctatttctgctttgtttctctcccacccattttgccgATCTCCAGAGCGGTTTCATACTCAGGCTGCTGTTTCTTGGTGCCTCTGTTTCAGGGTGGACCGCAGCACAAAGGAGATAACCCacagtcctgggttcagacatcacaagccatgatttcaacaaaccataagCCAACAGTAAACCATGGGTTCTGTTTGCGGCTTATCgctggttaacaaactatggcccaattcaaagtgctggcattaacatttaacgccttaaatggcttggggccaggctatctgaaggaatgcctcctcccgtatgtaccttcccggaccctaaggtcatcctcaggggtccttctccgcgaacccctgccaaaggaagtgaggcaggtggctaccaggaggagggccttctctgctgtggcaccccggctgcggaatgagctccctaaggaggttcacttggcacctacattatatgcttttagacgccaggtgaagacctttttattctcccagcattttaacagtctatcaataaattttaacttggtgttttaaggttgtaattttgcattgctgctgtttttatctggttgagcttttatattgtattttatattatggttttatactgttgctttatactttgaatgtttttaatttttgtgaaccgcccagagagctccagctattgggcggtatagaaatgtaataaataaataaataaattgtttgtgGGGATAGGTTCAGGCacaacaagccagatttcaacaaaccacagtgTGGCTTAGCGTGATGTGCGAACAAAGCCGGTGTGTCCTCGTTCAACGGAGTAGGCTCCATTCAATGTTGATGCGAGAGCTCTACAGAAATAGTACTGgttaaaataaatagatatttaaaacaacagcagcaaaaacacACCCAACTGATTAATGCAGAGCAAATAGTCATTTAGGGAAGCGCGGACCACGACATAGGCAGCAAATGAAACTCTGGCATACAATACTGTATTCTCAGACGGCTGCACCACATCAACAGGGGAATGTGTGAACACCATCAACACGCAGGCAGGCGGATGGATCATTTGCAAGCAGCCCTTCTGCAAATCCACCAAAGTCTGCTCATCTGGGCACACGCAATAAGAAATATTGATTTCTCTGATAATATacgaagggccctgctggatcagaaccaaGTCCATTTCGTCCAAAAATAGCCAACCAAGCACTTCTAGGAGGTCCTCTACCATCACTGCCTGCCCCCCTTCACTGCTCAGCAGCTCATATTTGGTGGTacactgcctttgaacatggaggttccacttcaccatcatgactagttgccATGAACAGACTGTGAAATTCCTCcaatctcttttaaagccatctaagttagtGGCCATTGTCACATCctgtggcaaggagttccatcaGTTAATGGCGTGCCCTGTGAAGAAGGGAAAGGAGTTACGGTGACTTCAGATAAGTAGGCAGGGaaatgctcctccttctccctcctcactcttccaagcaggtCCTATTGCTTTGTAAAACCTGGACGTTAATACACCTGGAAATGAGCGGAGGTGGTGCCGTCCTTCCAACACCGAAGAGTTTCCACAGCCACCGAGCGGCAGAGCGGGCAATTCTTCTCCCGATCAAACCAAAGGCAGAGGCATTCTTCACAAAAGACGTGCTGTACAGACAGAAGGGACACAAGACAGGCCTCTGGATAATTTTTcatttaatattgcatttatatcccgccttttttcctgcaaggaatccaaagcggcatacataatcctcctcctctccattttatcctcacaacagcaaccctgagaggtagcttgggctgagagtctgtggctggcccaaagtcacccagtgggtttccatggccaaggggggggactagaacccggatctcccaactcccagtccaatgctctaaccactacaccagactggctctcTGTACGTGTCTCCACACAGAAGGGGATGAGAGTGGAaggcagccattccaccagctcaGCTGAAAGTAGGGATGACACGAGCGCCCAACTGGGTACGGGAGTCCAATGGACACCCCTGCACCCCCACCAGGCCCCGCTCATCCCACCCCCGACCTGCTCACCAAGCAGATCCGGCAGCTGACCATTTCCCTAgtcagctgccattttgggtttttgttgttgtttattcgttcagtcgcttccgactctttgtgacttcatggaccagcccacgccagagctttctgtcggctgtcgccacccctagctcccccaaggtcaagtccgtcacctccagaatatcatccctccatcttgcccttggtcggcccctcttccttttgccttccactttccctagcatcagcctcttctccagggtgtcctgtcttctcattatgtggccaaagtatgtcagttttgcctttaataccattccctcaagtgagcagcctggctttatttcctggagtatggactggttggatcttcttgcagtccaaggcactctcagcattttcctccaacaccacagttcaaaagcatctatcttcggtcctcctttttggttttcaaaatatggtcaccctacatagaaCAGAACTGTGACAATGAGGCACCCAGGGGTGGACAAAACGGTTTCGATCATCCTGAACTATTCAGGTAAACGCCAGGCTGTCCTCACCTGCACCATGACAGCCCGGATGCCCAATCGAGCAAGTATTAACGGCACCAAGGGCATGATTGAGATTCCGTCCCCCTTCTGGTGCCCGACAGAACTGGTGATCAATGGGCAGAAGGGAGAGTTCCCCCTGCCTCCGCCAACTCAGAAATTGCACTTCACCAACAGCTCCGGCTTGCGATATGAAGCAGAACATGTCCGACAATGTCTCCTGAAAGGCTTGAAGGAAAGCCCTATCCTGACTCATGCAGACAGCGAGCTGGTCAATTCCATCTTAGATGAAGCTCGCCGGCAGGTGGGAGTGTTGTACCCTCAGGACAAAGCATGACACCCTCCCGATTCTCTTTGCTTGAATCTCGGGGTCCCTGTATTCCTTACTCAGCCAAAATGCTCACATGGGCAGACTTCAACTATGtggtgggcgggtgggggaatCTATGGTCAATAAAATAGCCTTTGcaaacagtggggggggggaagcatctatcttccttcgctcagctttccttatggtccagctctcgcagccataggttactacggggaataccattgctttaactctgcggacctttgttgtcggtgtggtgtctctgctcttaactattttatcaaggtttgtcattgctctcctcccaagaagtaaacgtcttctgatttcctggctgccgcCACTTCCACCACATTGATTTTACGGAAATCCCTGCGCTGCCGTTCCTACGCAAATGTCAGCTCGCCACGGGGATGGTTGGCTGCTGGACTCTCTCGTCAGGTGAGAGCCTGCAGGGACAGGgcagaggtgagtccatccagCCCGGGCTGGGTGAGTCGAACCGCTTGTCCGCGCTGCCCGAGctctgaaaacaaaacacaaccatCAGTGGTGCTTACCTGGCACAAGAGGACCAGGGGGTCCCGGAATTTGGCCTGGCAGATGGCACAGATGTCCCCCGCCTCACTGCACTGTTGATTCGTCGCCCGGACTCCGTAGCTCTGTCAAAGGGAAAACGCGTGGTCAAGTCCTGGAATTCACCGGCGATTTAGATTTTAGAGGGGGATTAGATGAATCCACAGGCTACAAGTGGTGATGGCTACTGAGTACTGCCAGggtctgtcatgtctagccctgctccccctgggttggaagaaggtgtttcaggtaatcaatcagaatcagactctgaagaagaggagtcagcgccagaaacaggccaacctgtaccagtgggggagaaagctctcacgggctcttcccCAGCTGGAAgcgaaccctctccagagcttatcttgtcaagggcaaacaatacacagtcagtgggaagccaatattcttccaagggggaCAGCACGGAGAGGtaggctgatcctagagtacgctgcagactaaaacaggcgggGCTAAAGGAAGGCGACAGAAAATCAGCCTGGCTGGCGtcttgtcagaagctgcctcagaactagtctctctgaagttaacgcgtcttgggaaagggctttgaaagaacaattgtcttgcttagtttgcaaagttttGCCTAAGGGAAAATTCCTAGAGATTagtctctcttcaggtgggaagagatgtttattgcttgaataaagctgtgtggattacttagcaggcctcattattatctcccaagaaggcaggaggttttgaggaACACGACAGCGTCAAAGGCAAGTGGGGCAACATCAACCATAGACTCTTGTCCTGTCTGTGGATTTCTTGTCCTGCCTATTGGCCAccatgagaacagaatgctggaccagatggatcctCAGTGTGATCCAGCTGGACTCTTCCTGTGCTCTGATGTTCCTCGTAATTTAAGGAAGGGCATGGTTAGGATGATGAAAGAGGTGCTCAGTGCTCATCAGGAGGTTCAGGCCCAGAGAGTTTCTTGCTCCAGGCCCAGAGAGTTGGCCCTGCTTGTGACAAGCTGCACTTTTCAAAATGCCCTTTCTACACCGCTCTAGTCCTAAAACATAAAGGATCCCTGGCTTTCATTGCCTAGGTCACCCTAGGAGTCAAAGGGAAACGTTACCCAACAGGCACTGCGCTGAAGACCTGTTGGCAGTTGCGTGGTACCCAGTTTGGTGCAAAGATGTTCTGGAAGAATTTGGCTACTTTCAGGGGTTACGCCTGCTTTGCTGGACTTCTCAGTTCAAACCTCAACTCGCTCTTCTGATGTGAGCAGTAGTGTAGCTAGCTcgttttagaccctggactgaaTAGCCTTATGAGGACTCACCTTCCAATGGCTGTGGctgggttcacgcaacacaccttcagtggttgagtgtgggttcttGTGGGcagtttgttgaaccgtgggtttgtgtgtggtccgaacccaggacgttttctgcagtgtggcttgtaaaccagcctgaacaactcaacaacaaaccatgggttctcaaggtggcttgtttgagaaaaataaaccactgttcatggttaacaagccaccctgtggaaaacgtcctaggttcagacaacacgctaattcacagttcagcaaacaacctatagttcaacaacaacccgcactcaaccactgagtatgggttagtgtgatgtgtgaacccagccattaggtattacttcaattgtgaagcacacaactgacatttctcttctcctctcccaCCCTCGTCTCACGAGGAGTTTGTGTGGCACTGCAATCACGGGCGGGCGGCAGGGCAGCGAGCACCTGACAAAGCCGGGGGCGGGTGATTCCGTCCATCCCTACCATTACAGGAAAGCGAAACAGCGGCCTACTCACCTGAGGCGCGCAAAGGACCTTCAACGCCTTCCGCACACTTCCCACGCGGCCACAGATGTCGAAAGACTGGGACAAAAGACATAGAGGTTCCTTGTAGGCGGGGACGCATTAGTGCTGCCTCCTCAAGGAAAGGAGCATCGTTTTCTTGGAAACGAGAGGAAATTTGTGGAATTTCAGCCTCTCGTGCGGCTGGTAAAAACGCTATTGGCCGCAAAGGTTGCCCCCTTGTGCAGCGTAAGCTGGGATACGTTTGCACATGGCGGAACACAGGGGGCTTATTCAAGCAGGTCGGATTGTTTGCTCAGTGAATCTGCAGGGCTGGGAggcttgtggccctctggatggtttggcctagaactcccatgacCCCCTCACTTTGGGCTGGGCCGGCTAGGTTGATAgaaggtgtaggccaaaacatttgatggGCCGTGGCTTAGTGGTCAAGACCCTACGTTGCACATGAGAGAGGTTCgatccctggcctctccagatagggttaggagaaactcctgcctgaaaccctgcagagcccctgccagtcagtgttgacattactgggctagatggacaagggGAATAACTttggcagtttcctatgttcctatctgaagggccacacctGATCTCCTggctatgtaataataataataataataataataataataataataataataataataataataataataataatatatttcttacccgcctctccatttggatcaaggcggggaacgacagaaagtataaaatactgattaaaaacatagtatacattgttaaaacatcctaaaaacaccctaaaagcatactaaggaaaggaaaggaaaggaacctctcgtgcaagcaccgagTCATGACTAACTCTTGGAGGGTCTTTCgctggcgttttcttggcaggccttatagcggggtggtttgccgttgccttccccggccatgattacctttccctcagctaactgggtactcattttactgacctcgggaggatggaaggctgagtcgatccaagccggctgcctgagaaccagcttctgctgggatcgaactcaggccgtggggagagtttcagctgcagaaacggctgctttacccctctgcgccacacgaggcttaaaagcatactaaaggcatcctaaaattccactggataggcctgcctgaagagatcagtctttatcgctttcttaaatgctaaaagactattaagttgacgaatctcagGAAATAcgaggcaaaggggtagaaaggagagaaagagcaaagctgcAGGCTAACCTATACCCCAGGTTTTCGCCACGTTGTACCCCCGGGCACCTCCAAGTGCATCACTGAAGCTCTCCACTCACTGCCCCtgccaaaaaaatattttaataaaacccttggaaaatgttagggcTCACTGTggtgtgtagtggctaaagtgctggactgggagtcgggagatccgggttctagtcccaacccagccatggaaacccactgggtgacttagggccagtcagactctcagcccagcctacctcacagggttgttgttgtgaggatagaaatggagaggaggaggaggaggattatgtatattgtattttatagtatggttttatactgttgttttatactttgaatggttttaatttttgtgaaccgcccagagagctccggctattgggcggtatagaaatgcaataaataaataaatgtaggtcgcgccttgggttccttacaggaaaaaagatgggatataaatgcaataataaataaataaatttctatccCCTCCTGCCACATTTTAGCTCACTGCctctagctttgctctttctctcccttctacccctttgcctcgtatttccttcttcctcccagcccccagcctcactatttctctccctgaaCCACCCTGTTAGCTCACTTTTGTCTGGCCAGACCTAGGGAaatcggagaaatccacaacggaatcaaaggagttcagatttctctgcatccaacccacagattctgcaAGGGACCAGCCTCAGAAGTCTTCATTTTAcatctaataacaacaacaagatttgAAAGCTACACTGTAATCCTGACTGCAGCGGCATTCTGTGCTGTTCGACAAGTCTGAACGTTCCAAAGGAGAACCAGTTGCGAGAGAAATGGTGTAACCGGACCTCGGGCTGACAACTTACTTTGCAGAGGCTGTACATAATCAGGAGAATCCCGCCCAGGAAATAGCT includes these proteins:
- the LOC134410777 gene encoding trans-1,2-dihydrobenzene-1,2-diol dehydrogenase-like — encoded protein: MRHPGVDKTVSIILNYSGKRQAVLTCTMTARMPNRASINGTKGMIEIPSPFWCPTELVINGQKGEFPLPPPTQKLHFTNSSGLRYEAEHVRQCLLKGLKESPILTHADSELVNSILDEARRQVGVLYPQDKA